The sequence ATAGGCTAAAGTTGCTTTGTTTTTCCCTTCTCAGGCATCCTGTTCTCCCTGGTGGTGATGCTCTATGTCATCTGGGTCCAGGCAGTGGCTGACATGGAAAGCTACAAAAATATGAAGATGAAAGACTGCTTGGATTTCACCCCTTCTGCTCAGTATGGCTGGTCATTTTTTCTGGCCCCAGctgggatatttttttctttgctcgcAGGGTTACTATTTTTAGTTGTTGGTCGGCATATTCAGATACATCACTAATCAAACTGTTGCTGCCAGCATTTTcttaaaagagattttaaaacagagcatactttaaaaaaaatttgtttcagtGATTCCGGAGTAGAATCAGTTGATATAACTTTTCAGTTGCTATTTGAATTAATGATTTTGCTTATGATTTCTTATGGTAAGAAGGTCCTACAGTCTTCTCCAGACACCACCAAGTTTCCATTTTATCTACATGCTATCAAAGATCTTGTTCTTTGGGAAGCAGGTAAACTTGGCTTCGCTTTAACTTGCAGGTTGCAAAGGCCTAATAATAGTATAACAC is a genomic window of Choloepus didactylus isolate mChoDid1 chromosome 17, mChoDid1.pri, whole genome shotgun sequence containing:
- the TMEM182 gene encoding transmembrane protein 182 isoform X4, with protein sequence MRGENNSASYDSAVIYRGFWAVLMLLGVVAVMTASFLIICAAPFASHFLYKAGGGSYIAAGILFSLVVMLYVIWVQAVADMESYKNMKMKDCLDFTPSAQYGWSFFLAPAGIFFSLLAGLLFLVVGRHIQIHH